GCGGCTCAGTTGCACCTTACATTTTGTACATACATTAAGACACAacatcagagtttttttttttaaattaatgctcTGGACGCTGGTGTAGACATGATATATGCCGGACCTCATGCCTCTGAGAGTCTCGAACACTGAAAAGAAATATGCAGTGAATGTACTTGATTCAAATTGATTCATTGTTGGGCCAGAACctctattttatgtttgttttttaaattaaaaaaacttttttttatattattttaaatatgtcacATATTTTACTTTGCTTATATTATGTCAAAATGCCATGATGTATGAAAAAATGACTaataaaaatgatccaaaattactttttttttttcataataataattttaaaaaatcttctctaacaattgtgctctctcgggctccggctgctgatgctgatgctaaaACAATCCTGGAATCAGTCAAATGTCAATATCGTCGTCTGCTTAACGGTTATGGGCTTGCCTGGGCTTCATCCCAGCTGCATATAATACACACTAACACTATAAGGTATATACTATGTTTAATCTAATCTTAATAGTACTTATCTGTGAGGTTGGTACACAAAATATTAACGTATTAATACTAACGTTTTGTACTAACGTAATTCTGCAAGCTCTCTGCAAGCTCTCCAGTCCTCAATGCCCCTACAATTGCATTATTTATTTCCGTATTTAGGAAATTAGCATGGCCACTAATCCTACCtaccatgtgtgtttttttttaatagaaggtGGGATAAACCTGGGGTGGATATAGGGAGAATACGTACAACTCCTCACAGATCCACAGTgagaattgaacccacaaccccagaCCCCTAGAGCTGTGTGGCACTCGCACTTCCTTCTTTACCCGCCACAAAGCAAGTAAAACAGAGATATAATTGTGTTGATATTACATATTTTTGGATGTACAATCAAGTCAATCGAATGCATTCGTTTCTTTTCAGTGTGTTACTATACGCATGTACGTGTGTGTGCTTGTGCGTACCCACGACGCCGGCAGGTACCGAATGAATTTCAGTCTTTTGTATGAGTCAACTCTAGACTAAACTTCCATGCACAGACACTGTTAGGTAAATGCAGATATGTACATTCTTGCATTTGAGGGCACAAACAAGCACGTGTGTGAAAGGCGGCACGACGCATGTCAAACTCTTCAGCGCTCACCTGTTCAACGAAtaaataacccccccccccccccccccccccactcccaaAGCAATCCCTGAAATCCCAGACACTTCCCATACTAGAGGTCTTGGCACCCTGTTCCAGCCCGCTCCCAGTTCTCCCAGTGGTCCTGGCGGGTCAGTCCGTGGGACAGTGATAGGTGTTGATCCACAACAAGTCGTCCAGCACGCCCCAGTGCAGGTAGAGGATGGAGCCCACCACGAGAACGTGCATGATCTGGTGGCTGTTGCACCAGTAGTCGAACAGGCCGGGCCGGAACCTCTCGGGGATGCGGGTGATGTTGATGACCCCGCCCACCACCGCCAGGGCGTCCATTGTGAGAAAGTGGCGCAGGGAGGTGGGGCTTCCTCCACCCACGCCCACCCCGCGCAGCAGGAAGAAGGAGAAGCGGAAGAGCGCCTGCCAGGCGAAGGAGCGCAGGCGCCGCACGCGGCTCCGGGCCGTGATGGCGCAGTAGATGGCGTAGCTGGACAGCAGGATGTAGATTACAAGGGCCACGGTGCGGGTGAACGGGTAACACAGCAGCGTACTGTACACGATGGGCAGAGCACCTGTGTGGAGGACAAAGACAAACTCATCACAAATTGTATATTCACAAAGGCATTTAAGGTTTTGGtttaggttgtaagaagcagtaaagccactccgctgaagtacagcgttatacaggagtttcagtttagttctccagcactgagactggagtcGTATCAGCACTAGCCGCTAACCATTATAAGTGCAAggtctttctccattcagagctgagtatatcagactgtagtcttaCAGTgtagtttaccgtgttaaaacaagttctgtgggacgaaccgctagctaatatcgctgaTGGGGCAGcattagtgaaaatctggaaatctattcttac
The sequence above is drawn from the Astyanax mexicanus isolate ESR-SI-001 chromosome 19, AstMex3_surface, whole genome shotgun sequence genome and encodes:
- the paqr4a gene encoding progestin and adipoQ receptor family member 4a — its product is MACLNGPRLLDWANSPPHLQFNKYVLTGYRPISSVQDCIRSLFYLHNELGNIYTHGIPLLCFLVLLPLNIPWSQITVTWLGVVHFLACLSPQLGSVVYHLFMNHEGGEPVYKTLLTLDMCGICMINTLGALPIVYSTLLCYPFTRTVALVIYILLSSYAIYCAITARSRVRRLRSFAWQALFRFSFFLLRGVGVGGGSPTSLRHFLTMDALAVVGGVINITRIPERFRPGLFDYWCNSHQIMHVLVVGSILYLHWGVLDDLLWINTYHCPTD